Proteins co-encoded in one Malus domestica chromosome 09, GDT2T_hap1 genomic window:
- the LOC103444107 gene encoding uncharacterized protein, translating into MGVRLADIHLSQTLRKAGALCTGYDDCSSVPHMTSLNFTNIQTLTGSNFKKWKEDVKIVLGLIDLDLALREERPAALTAESTMEQRAAQSLIQYSKGKWGINELISMCAQEEDWLKSDKIVNVNFVQAEKHLNEIDIRSSTSNSPEFEELNHDKELLVPLASVDATRTELLIFSPQENLSSLQMLQMACKFKHNSSSYSPN; encoded by the exons atgggggtaaggctagccgacattcacctctcccagaccctgcgtaaagcgggagccttgtgcactgggtacgacgatTGTTCTTCAGTTCCTCATATGACCTCTCTCAACTTCACAAACATTCAGACTTTGACTGGTTCTAACTTCAAGAAATGGAAGGAAGATGTCAAGATTGTTCTTGGTCTCATTGACCTTGATTTGGCATTGAGGGAGGAACGTCCAGCAGCTCTTACTGCAGAGAGCACCATGGAGCAAAGG GCAGCTCAAAGTCTCATACAATACTCAAAAGGGAAATGGGGCATCAATGAACTGATTTCAATGTGTGCTCAAGAAGAGGATTGGCTCAAGAGTGACAAAATAGTGAATGTCAATTTTGTTCAAGCTGAAAAAC atttgaatgagaTTGACATTCGTAGTTCAACATCAAACTCTCCAGAATTCGAAGAATTAAATCACGATAAGGAGCTGCTTGTTCCGCTAGCATCTGTCGATGCTACTCGCACTGAGTTGCTGATTTTTTCTCCACAAGAAAACTTGAGCTCGTTGCAGATGCTACAAATGGCCTGCAAATTCAAGCACAACAGCTCTAGTTACAGCCCCAATTAA